In one window of Desulforhabdus amnigena DNA:
- the recD2 gene encoding SF1B family DNA helicase RecD2 → MTEIIQGTVERVTYCNEENGYSVIKVRMPMRKDLVSVVGNFVSVNPGEVLRMEGDWSFHARFGEQFKVERYETAAPATVEGIRKYLGSGLIKGIGPVMAKRIVNRFGDRTLEVIDAEPQKLAEVEGIGSYRLEQIRKAWEDQKDIRDLMVFLRSHGVSAAFAARIFKHYGKSSLEKVQENPYRLAMDVSGIGFITADKVARNLGFSVDSPLRAEAGILYVLQEATDEGHVCVPSLWLMEKSRELLEIPSPVLEEAVLRLVSEGRLVKENIPRGLSPSFESDAAIYLRGYHIAECQIAQRLLYLQAFKPLQRKVDPEAAIDWLRDKLPFKLAPLQEEAVKKALTEKVVVITGGPGTGKTTLIQAILAIYRKLGGHVCLAAPTGRAAKRLNESTRYPAGTLHRLLEFSPQLGGFQRNEQKPLSADLIIVDESSMLDTLLMHYLLKAVPSDATLVLVGDVDQLPSVGPGNVLRDIIASERFPVVRLTEIFRQAQKSSIVTNAHLIQQGKFPRLQRDSEDLQDFYFIEKEDPEEVSRIILKLCKERIPARFGLDPVESVQVLSPMHKGIIGAQRLNTVLQEALNPQKISIERGGRIFRLHDKVMQIRNNYDKDVFNGDLGRIQKIDMENQEVQVEIDGRSVPYDFSELDELVLAYAVSVHKAQGSEYPAVVFPLLTQHYLMLQRNLLYTAITRARKLVVIVGSKKALAIAVRNNKMQQRYTLLRERIMGGGSLTSNGPPACASDSGSDETAKI, encoded by the coding sequence ATGACTGAAATCATACAGGGAACGGTTGAGCGGGTCACCTACTGCAATGAAGAGAACGGGTATTCCGTGATCAAAGTCCGGATGCCGATGCGCAAGGATCTGGTGTCGGTGGTGGGAAACTTCGTTTCGGTCAATCCCGGTGAAGTGCTGCGAATGGAAGGGGATTGGAGCTTCCATGCCCGGTTTGGTGAACAGTTCAAGGTGGAACGCTACGAAACCGCCGCTCCGGCCACAGTGGAAGGCATCCGTAAATATCTTGGGTCCGGCTTGATCAAGGGTATCGGGCCTGTCATGGCCAAACGAATAGTAAACCGTTTTGGGGACCGGACGCTGGAGGTGATCGATGCGGAGCCGCAAAAACTGGCAGAGGTGGAAGGGATAGGCTCCTACCGCCTGGAGCAGATACGAAAGGCGTGGGAGGATCAAAAAGACATTCGGGACCTCATGGTTTTCCTGCGCAGTCACGGAGTCAGTGCGGCTTTTGCCGCGCGGATCTTCAAGCACTACGGCAAATCGTCCCTGGAAAAAGTTCAGGAAAATCCCTATCGCCTGGCCATGGATGTATCCGGAATAGGATTCATAACGGCCGATAAGGTCGCTCGGAACCTGGGTTTTTCCGTGGATTCCCCCCTGCGGGCGGAAGCAGGCATTCTCTATGTGCTTCAGGAGGCGACTGATGAGGGACATGTGTGTGTCCCGTCATTGTGGCTTATGGAAAAATCCCGAGAACTTCTGGAAATTCCTTCCCCCGTTCTGGAAGAAGCCGTCCTCCGTCTTGTGTCCGAAGGCCGGTTGGTGAAAGAAAATATCCCACGGGGACTCAGCCCGTCTTTTGAATCCGATGCAGCCATTTACCTTCGTGGATACCACATCGCTGAATGCCAGATCGCTCAGCGCCTTCTCTACCTTCAGGCTTTTAAGCCTTTGCAGCGCAAAGTCGACCCCGAGGCCGCCATTGACTGGCTGCGTGATAAGCTGCCCTTCAAACTGGCGCCGTTGCAGGAAGAAGCCGTAAAGAAAGCTCTGACGGAAAAAGTCGTAGTGATCACTGGGGGACCCGGAACGGGAAAAACCACGCTCATTCAGGCTATCCTGGCCATTTACCGGAAACTTGGCGGGCACGTTTGCCTTGCAGCTCCTACGGGGCGGGCGGCCAAGAGGCTGAACGAGTCCACCCGCTATCCAGCCGGCACGCTGCACAGGCTTCTTGAATTCAGTCCTCAGCTGGGAGGTTTTCAGCGAAACGAACAGAAGCCCCTTTCCGCCGACCTGATCATCGTGGATGAGAGCTCCATGTTGGATACGCTTCTCATGCATTACCTGCTCAAGGCGGTTCCAAGCGATGCCACCCTCGTTCTGGTGGGCGATGTGGATCAGCTTCCCTCTGTGGGCCCCGGGAATGTTCTCCGGGACATCATCGCCTCCGAAAGATTTCCCGTCGTGAGACTCACGGAAATCTTTCGGCAGGCTCAAAAGAGCAGCATCGTGACGAATGCCCACCTCATACAGCAGGGGAAGTTTCCGCGACTTCAAAGGGATTCGGAGGACCTCCAGGATTTCTATTTCATCGAAAAGGAAGATCCCGAAGAAGTCTCCAGGATTATTTTGAAGTTGTGTAAGGAGCGTATTCCCGCCCGTTTCGGTCTGGACCCCGTCGAGAGTGTCCAGGTGCTGAGCCCCATGCACAAGGGAATCATCGGAGCGCAGCGTTTGAACACTGTCTTGCAGGAGGCGTTGAATCCCCAGAAGATTTCCATCGAGAGGGGGGGGAGGATCTTTCGCCTCCACGACAAGGTGATGCAGATTCGCAATAACTACGACAAGGATGTCTTCAATGGCGACCTGGGACGGATTCAGAAAATCGACATGGAAAACCAGGAAGTGCAGGTGGAAATCGACGGACGGTCCGTTCCCTACGACTTCTCGGAACTGGACGAACTGGTGCTGGCCTACGCCGTGAGCGTCCACAAGGCTCAGGGAAGCGAATATCCCGCAGTGGTCTTTCCCCTCCTGACACAGCATTATCTCATGCTGCAGCGCAACTTGCTCTATACCGCCATCACGCGGGCCAGGAAACTCGTTGTCATTGTCGGGAGCAAGAAAGCTCTGGCAATCGCGGTTCGCAACAACAAGATGCAGCAGCGCTACACCCTCCTCAGGGAACGGATCATGGGGGGCGGATCTCTTACATCGAATGGGCCGCCGGCCTGTGCCTCGGACTCGGGTTCGGACGAAACAGCCAAGATTTGA
- the moaA gene encoding GTP 3',8-cyclase MoaA: MFQPPTDSYHRRIDYLRLSITDRCNLRCLYCMPAGGIPKLDHDGILRYEEIMRIARIAVHMGISKIRITGGEPLVRKDVLYLCENVAKIPGLKSLSLTTNGVLLSQFADSLFRVGIKRINISLDTLNPAKFEMITRRNLFHEVWEGIEAAQKAGFAPIKLNTVVMRGVNDDEIEDLARLTFRYPFHVRFIEFMPFRPDEQCRKFLSSDEILDRLSKVAPLLPAQSINSNGPALHYRFPGALGKVGIISPISHHFCSSCNRLRVTSDGKLRTCLFASEETDLLSLLRQGALDEDIIQHMRQAIARKPERHALGDVLRKCISRPMFSIGG; the protein is encoded by the coding sequence ATGTTCCAGCCTCCCACTGATTCCTACCATCGCAGGATAGATTACCTCAGGCTTTCCATCACGGACCGCTGCAACCTGCGTTGTCTCTACTGCATGCCCGCGGGAGGGATCCCGAAGCTGGATCACGATGGAATTCTGAGGTACGAAGAAATCATGCGCATCGCGCGCATCGCCGTGCACATGGGAATTTCAAAGATCCGCATCACGGGGGGCGAGCCCCTGGTACGAAAAGACGTCCTCTATCTTTGTGAGAATGTCGCGAAGATACCCGGGCTGAAGAGCCTGAGCCTCACCACCAACGGTGTGCTGCTTTCGCAATTTGCCGACAGCCTTTTCCGGGTGGGCATCAAACGCATCAATATCAGCCTGGATACGTTGAATCCCGCCAAGTTTGAAATGATCACGCGGCGGAACCTTTTTCACGAGGTCTGGGAGGGCATCGAAGCGGCCCAAAAGGCTGGATTTGCTCCTATCAAACTGAACACGGTAGTGATGCGGGGAGTGAATGACGATGAAATCGAAGACTTGGCCCGTTTGACTTTCCGCTATCCTTTTCACGTGCGATTCATAGAGTTCATGCCCTTTCGCCCCGATGAACAGTGCCGGAAGTTTCTTTCATCGGACGAAATTCTCGACCGCCTGTCGAAGGTCGCTCCCCTTCTTCCCGCTCAAAGCATCAACAGCAACGGCCCGGCCTTGCATTACCGGTTTCCGGGAGCACTGGGGAAAGTGGGAATCATCAGCCCCATCAGCCATCATTTTTGCTCCAGCTGCAATCGGCTGCGGGTGACGTCCGACGGAAAGCTCCGTACCTGCCTCTTCGCATCCGAGGAAACGGACCTGCTCTCTCTTCTCCGCCAGGGGGCGTTGGACGAGGACATCATCCAGCACATGCGTCAGGCTATTGCTCGAAAGCCTGAAAGGCACGCTCTCGGAGATGTCCTCCGCAAATGCATCAGCCGTCCCATGTTCTCCATAGGCGGATAG
- a CDS encoding gamma carbonic anhydrase family protein, giving the protein MTSVLPYKGILPTIGEGVFIAPGAWVIGDVVIGERSSIWFNTVVRGDVHYIRLGSETNIQDNCTLHVTGGKFPLEVGNRVTVGHGVILHGSVVDDDCLIGMGAIILDGCKIGKGCIIAAGSVLPPGFVAPPESIIMGSPAQVKKKVSEAQRELHRGSVLHYLELTQDYLNPKNPDEHTRIKGFLG; this is encoded by the coding sequence ATGACGAGTGTTCTACCTTACAAAGGAATTCTTCCGACGATAGGAGAGGGGGTGTTTATCGCTCCCGGCGCATGGGTGATCGGTGACGTGGTGATCGGTGAGCGCAGCAGCATCTGGTTCAATACGGTCGTGCGGGGGGACGTCCATTATATCCGTCTTGGCTCGGAAACCAATATTCAGGATAATTGCACCCTTCATGTCACTGGAGGGAAATTCCCCCTGGAAGTGGGGAATCGCGTCACCGTGGGGCATGGAGTGATCCTGCACGGAAGTGTCGTGGACGACGATTGTCTGATCGGTATGGGGGCCATTATTCTGGATGGCTGTAAAATAGGAAAGGGATGCATCATAGCCGCCGGTTCCGTACTTCCCCCCGGCTTCGTGGCGCCCCCCGAATCCATCATCATGGGGTCTCCGGCCCAGGTGAAAAAGAAGGTGTCCGAGGCTCAGCGGGAACTCCACAGGGGAAGCGTTTTACACTACCTGGAACTGACTCAGGATTACCTCAACCCCAAGAATCCCGATGAACATACAAGAATCAAAGGGTTTCTCGGGTAG
- the thrC gene encoding threonine synthase: MKTEQFPLEMQPYLVPTPSGKYIYECSGCKGEYGIEKLLYTCPECKSVLMIKDREWERLKAIPGSMWRKIFDYRSMSTLPALRGIYRYHELIGSMMPLDSIICLGEGHTPVVAANQRLVQWVGIPFHYKNDGQNPSASFKDRGMASAFSYLNYLIRNRGMSDVLAICASTGDTSAAAALYASYLVDGVKSAVLLPHGKVTPQQLGQPLGSGAKVIEIPGVFDDCMKIVEYLSENFSVALMNSKNAWRILGQESYSYEIAQAFDYEVGNLVVVVPIGNAGNITAVLQGFLKLFDLGIIASLPTIIGVQSEHANPVYLYYLEAQPQKRQFRPVTVRPSVAQAAMIGNPVSMPRVVKLVEQYRELAGEDAVQVLEVSEQEIMDAMLMANRNGHISCTQGGECLAGIRKAVQGKIISDDRIAVLDATAHALKFAVFQEKYFSDRFEPEFEVVPKKELQNAPVLVSPPESVPSPGQGKPLDPEEFKTFVEYTAKSVADLLGLKIR; encoded by the coding sequence ATGAAAACAGAGCAGTTTCCATTGGAGATGCAGCCTTATCTGGTGCCGACACCCAGTGGAAAATACATCTACGAGTGTTCCGGGTGTAAAGGAGAATATGGAATCGAGAAGCTTCTCTATACGTGTCCCGAATGTAAAAGTGTTCTAATGATAAAAGACAGGGAATGGGAACGCCTCAAGGCCATCCCCGGTTCCATGTGGAGAAAGATTTTCGACTATCGAAGCATGTCGACCCTTCCCGCACTTCGAGGTATCTATCGCTACCATGAACTGATCGGTTCCATGATGCCCCTCGATTCCATCATTTGCCTCGGCGAAGGACATACTCCCGTTGTGGCCGCCAACCAACGCCTGGTGCAATGGGTGGGGATTCCTTTTCATTATAAAAACGACGGACAAAACCCCAGCGCCTCTTTTAAAGACAGGGGAATGGCAAGCGCCTTCAGTTATCTCAATTATCTGATTCGAAATCGCGGCATGTCGGATGTCCTGGCCATCTGCGCCTCGACGGGGGATACCTCCGCCGCCGCCGCTCTTTATGCCTCCTATCTTGTAGATGGAGTGAAGTCTGCGGTGCTTTTGCCTCATGGAAAGGTGACCCCCCAGCAATTGGGGCAACCTCTGGGAAGTGGAGCGAAGGTCATAGAAATTCCGGGTGTTTTTGACGACTGCATGAAGATTGTCGAATACCTCTCTGAAAATTTTTCCGTTGCTCTCATGAATTCCAAGAATGCCTGGCGCATTCTGGGGCAGGAATCCTACAGCTACGAAATCGCCCAGGCGTTCGATTACGAAGTGGGCAACCTGGTCGTGGTGGTTCCCATTGGGAATGCCGGCAACATAACGGCTGTTTTACAAGGGTTTCTGAAGCTCTTTGACCTGGGAATCATTGCTTCGCTCCCAACCATCATTGGGGTTCAATCGGAACACGCCAATCCCGTCTACCTCTATTATCTCGAGGCGCAGCCCCAAAAGCGGCAATTCCGTCCGGTGACGGTCCGCCCCAGTGTGGCCCAGGCCGCCATGATAGGAAATCCCGTATCCATGCCGCGGGTGGTGAAGCTCGTGGAGCAGTACCGGGAGCTGGCCGGGGAGGATGCAGTCCAGGTATTGGAAGTGAGCGAACAGGAAATCATGGATGCCATGCTCATGGCCAACCGCAATGGCCATATCTCCTGTACTCAGGGAGGGGAATGCCTGGCGGGAATTCGTAAAGCGGTTCAGGGAAAGATCATTTCGGATGATCGTATCGCCGTCCTGGATGCTACGGCGCATGCTCTCAAATTTGCAGTATTCCAGGAAAAATATTTTTCAGACCGTTTCGAGCCGGAATTTGAGGTGGTTCCCAAAAAAGAACTGCAAAATGCCCCGGTGCTGGTCTCTCCTCCCGAGAGCGTACCGAGTCCAGGGCAGGGAAAACCCCTGGATCCAGAGGAATTCAAAACTTTTGTGGAATATACGGCCAAATCCGTGGCGGATCTCCTGGGGTTGAAAATCCGCTAG
- a CDS encoding DUF4390 domain-containing protein, with protein MAKNKADIVDIAVTMQRKNLEVSFKIENCFTPKMEEAIGNGVPTTFRIRLILEKPGIPFLRSQYLNIVLERTIKYDRLENEYRVELQEHPDRLRTTKDLEEAKEWMSSVEDLPLIPLWRLQEGQTYQLRMKAELSKVHLPLFFRYIFFFVSLWDFETDWQKITFSP; from the coding sequence ATGGCCAAGAATAAAGCCGATATCGTGGACATTGCCGTCACTATGCAGAGAAAGAATCTGGAAGTGAGCTTCAAAATTGAAAACTGTTTCACTCCCAAAATGGAAGAAGCCATCGGTAACGGCGTTCCCACCACTTTTCGCATACGCTTGATTCTGGAAAAGCCTGGAATTCCCTTCCTGCGATCACAGTATTTGAACATCGTTCTCGAGCGAACGATCAAGTATGACCGGCTCGAGAATGAATACCGCGTCGAACTCCAGGAACATCCAGATCGTTTGCGCACCACAAAAGACCTTGAAGAAGCCAAAGAATGGATGAGCTCCGTGGAAGATCTTCCCCTGATCCCCCTGTGGCGATTGCAGGAAGGTCAAACCTACCAGCTCCGGATGAAGGCCGAGCTCTCGAAAGTTCACCTTCCCCTCTTTTTCCGCTATATTTTTTTCTTTGTCTCGCTGTGGGACTTTGAAACCGATTGGCAAAAAATCACTTTTTCACCTTAA
- the lpxC gene encoding UDP-3-O-acyl-N-acetylglucosamine deacetylase, whose translation MNYKFCRQRTTEREVRCKGIGLHSGAKVSMKLKPAPANYGVRFRRVDMSGSPTIIAHYHHVVDTMLATRIGFNGVTVSTVEHLMAALLGSGVDNVLVELDGPEVPIFDGSAAHYLDLVQEAGTREQGVPCQYLKIERPFYVQEGDSYIKAVPSEHLRVRYTIDFPHRLVGRQEYSWDFDTDTFRKDIARARTFGFLKDVQKLQSMGLAQGGSLDNAVVFDDYRILNRDGFRYSNECVRHKILDFVGDLALTGMRMVGNFEVHKAGHALHNRFLKQLMTKPGYFTVLTPAAIPTCFFPSAAIPTFLDPLQQVVKPL comes from the coding sequence GTGAATTATAAATTTTGCAGACAACGCACTACCGAACGCGAGGTGCGGTGTAAGGGGATAGGTTTGCATTCCGGCGCAAAGGTTTCCATGAAATTGAAACCTGCGCCTGCAAACTACGGGGTCAGATTTCGCAGAGTGGACATGTCCGGTTCCCCGACCATCATCGCACACTATCACCATGTAGTGGATACCATGCTGGCTACCCGCATCGGGTTCAACGGCGTCACGGTTTCCACTGTTGAACATCTGATGGCCGCATTGCTGGGAAGTGGCGTAGATAATGTGCTGGTTGAGCTGGACGGACCGGAAGTTCCCATATTCGACGGCAGTGCCGCTCATTATCTTGACCTCGTCCAGGAAGCCGGAACGAGGGAGCAGGGGGTTCCCTGCCAGTATCTCAAAATCGAGAGGCCGTTTTACGTGCAGGAAGGGGATTCCTATATAAAGGCAGTCCCTTCGGAGCATCTCCGTGTCCGCTACACCATCGATTTCCCTCATCGCCTGGTGGGCCGCCAGGAGTATTCCTGGGACTTCGATACCGACACCTTCCGCAAGGACATCGCCAGGGCCAGAACTTTCGGCTTCCTCAAGGACGTCCAAAAGCTTCAAAGCATGGGGCTGGCTCAAGGGGGTTCTCTTGACAATGCCGTCGTTTTCGACGACTACAGGATTCTGAATCGGGACGGCTTCCGCTATTCCAACGAATGTGTTCGGCACAAGATCCTGGATTTTGTGGGCGATCTGGCTCTGACGGGAATGCGCATGGTCGGCAATTTTGAGGTGCATAAGGCGGGGCATGCCCTGCACAATCGCTTTCTGAAGCAGCTCATGACCAAGCCCGGATATTTCACAGTCCTGACCCCCGCAGCCATTCCCACTTGTTTTTTTCCATCCGCTGCAATTCCGACCTTCCTGGATCCCTTGCAGCAGGTGGTCAAACCTCTCTAA
- a CDS encoding sensor histidine kinase: MTFVFILIIFFGFLEGWFFQLQPELPLFGNIFLFGLINLNVILLLLLAYLVLRNIVKLIFERKRNILGHKLRTRLVIAFVGLTFIPTLPLFWLATQFIFSSLDYWFSHQVEQSLEQSVALAKDYLEQEKKDLIFDSLTLREEWLKSPLSPDIEEEKPAAALLGRYHLDGIFLADSQGKMLRQVQSGPLSRNNPELLNHSISRRITAPSEVETITLEDGAEGLVTRIELPPGDLSGLEAGGSLILLRTLPPSITEKLGAITKGYEDYLQLKMLHIPLKQTHFITFSIVTLLVIFAAIWFGFSLAKNITTPIQALVSATQHIAEGEFNIRLIPERQDEIGMLMTSFNKMVGDLRESREQLANACKALQQSNLELEDRRRYMEIVLKDIAAGVVSVDAEGRIMTMNKSAESTFGLQADQTRGRLYSEFLQPAHMEIVHSFLDQYRKNRQINFQQQVQVMMGSRPMVLLIKVSVLRDERDRYMGVVVVLDDLTDLEKAQRMAAWREVARRIAHEIKNPLTPIRLCAQRLRRRYLEQIHEQAPVFDECTATIIEQVDRMKQLVDEFSKFARLPRVQPVPCNLSEIVEEGIALYRHTHPNVSFLLEEKNRIPPVNLDRNQFKQVMINLLENALHALDGQNGSITLRLFFDPALKIVRLECADTGHGLSPEDKLRMFEPYYSTKEKGTGLGLAIVSSIVSDHNGFVRVRDNTPQGTVIIIELPG, from the coding sequence GTGACTTTCGTTTTTATTCTCATCATCTTTTTCGGATTCCTGGAAGGGTGGTTCTTTCAGCTTCAGCCCGAACTCCCCCTCTTCGGCAATATCTTCCTCTTTGGACTCATCAACCTGAATGTCATCCTGTTGCTCCTTCTCGCCTACCTGGTGCTGCGCAACATCGTCAAACTGATCTTCGAACGAAAGCGCAACATTCTCGGCCACAAACTGCGAACGCGCCTCGTTATCGCCTTCGTGGGACTCACCTTCATTCCCACACTGCCTCTCTTCTGGCTGGCCACACAATTCATTTTCTCCAGCCTGGACTACTGGTTCAGCCATCAGGTGGAGCAATCCCTGGAGCAGTCGGTGGCCCTGGCCAAAGATTACCTGGAACAGGAAAAAAAAGACCTTATCTTCGACAGCCTGACACTTCGAGAGGAATGGCTCAAATCTCCCCTTTCGCCGGATATCGAAGAAGAAAAACCAGCGGCAGCGCTTCTCGGCCGATACCACCTGGATGGAATTTTTCTAGCGGATTCCCAGGGGAAAATGCTCCGGCAGGTCCAAAGCGGGCCATTGTCGCGGAACAATCCTGAGCTGTTGAATCATTCCATTTCAAGAAGAATCACCGCTCCTTCGGAAGTGGAAACCATCACTCTGGAGGACGGGGCCGAAGGGTTGGTCACTCGGATTGAACTTCCCCCGGGGGACCTTTCCGGGCTCGAGGCCGGGGGCAGTCTGATCCTGCTTCGCACTCTGCCTCCCAGCATTACGGAAAAATTGGGCGCCATCACCAAGGGCTATGAAGACTATCTCCAACTCAAAATGCTTCACATTCCTCTCAAGCAAACCCACTTCATTACCTTTTCCATCGTCACGCTCCTGGTCATTTTCGCAGCCATCTGGTTTGGATTTTCGCTGGCCAAGAACATCACGACGCCCATCCAGGCCCTCGTCTCCGCCACTCAACACATTGCCGAGGGTGAATTCAACATCCGGCTCATACCGGAACGGCAGGACGAAATCGGAATGTTGATGACTTCCTTCAATAAGATGGTGGGCGACCTGCGCGAAAGCCGGGAACAGTTGGCCAATGCCTGTAAGGCGCTACAGCAAAGCAACCTGGAACTGGAAGACCGCCGGCGCTACATGGAGATCGTGCTCAAAGACATTGCCGCTGGCGTGGTCAGCGTGGATGCAGAGGGAAGGATCATGACCATGAACAAATCCGCCGAATCGACTTTCGGGCTCCAGGCGGACCAAACCCGAGGACGCCTCTATTCGGAATTTCTCCAGCCGGCGCACATGGAGATCGTTCATTCTTTCCTCGACCAATACCGCAAGAATCGGCAGATCAATTTTCAGCAGCAAGTTCAGGTGATGATGGGCAGCCGGCCCATGGTCCTGCTCATCAAGGTGTCTGTTTTGCGAGACGAACGGGATCGGTACATGGGGGTTGTAGTGGTCCTCGACGACCTGACAGACCTGGAAAAAGCACAGCGCATGGCCGCATGGCGAGAAGTCGCCCGCCGGATCGCTCATGAAATCAAGAACCCTCTGACCCCTATTCGCCTGTGCGCACAACGGCTTCGAAGACGCTACCTGGAACAGATTCATGAGCAAGCTCCGGTCTTCGATGAATGCACGGCAACGATCATTGAGCAGGTTGACCGCATGAAGCAGCTCGTGGACGAATTTTCCAAATTCGCCAGGCTTCCCCGCGTTCAGCCGGTCCCTTGCAATTTATCGGAAATCGTTGAAGAGGGTATCGCCCTCTACAGGCATACCCATCCGAATGTTTCCTTCCTACTGGAAGAAAAGAACAGGATCCCTCCGGTCAATCTCGACCGCAATCAGTTCAAACAAGTGATGATCAATCTTCTGGAAAACGCTCTGCACGCCCTGGATGGACAGAATGGCTCCATAACCCTGCGGCTCTTTTTTGACCCGGCCCTGAAAATCGTGCGTCTCGAATGCGCCGATACGGGGCACGGCCTCTCCCCGGAAGACAAACTTCGAATGTTTGAACCGTATTATTCCACCAAGGAAAAGGGAACCGGACTGGGACTGGCCATTGTGTCGAGCATCGTGTCCGACCACAATGGCTTTGTGAGAGTGCGTGACAATACCCCTCAAGGAACGGTCATCATCATTGAATTACCTGGGTGA
- a CDS encoding sigma-54-dependent transcriptional regulator codes for MKSKILIVDDEISILQSLRGILEDEGYRVSVATSGEESLETVRKDFPDLVLLDVWMPGMDGLTVLQELKHSFPQLPVIIISGHGNIETAVKATRMGAFDFVEKPLSLERMLVSIQNALEFERLAEENRIWRQKATGRNHITGKSPAIEKLRAEILKAAPTNATVLITGENGTGKELVARMIHARSLRNHRPMTEVNCAAIPEELIESELFGHERGAFTGAHERRRGKFDTANGGTLFLDEIGDMSLRTQAKILRIIQEQVFERIGGTRPVKVDVRLVAATNKDLRKEIEAGRFRQDLYYRLNVIPIHAPPLRERLEDISLLVEDFVDEMANESAMGRKQIASEVITLLQQYSWPGNVRELRNFIERLIIMTPGQVIRPKDMPQDFLAQLSKPLRQHDHFQYSTLKEARCSFEKEYLLRKLEEHAWNISSTAVQIGIERSHLYRKMKALGIRENNAARPMR; via the coding sequence ATGAAATCGAAGATCCTGATAGTGGATGATGAAATCAGTATTCTGCAATCCCTCCGGGGGATTCTCGAAGACGAAGGCTACAGGGTAAGTGTGGCAACTTCCGGGGAGGAATCCCTGGAAACTGTCCGAAAAGACTTTCCCGATCTTGTGTTGCTGGACGTCTGGATGCCAGGCATGGACGGACTCACGGTTCTGCAGGAGCTGAAGCATTCCTTTCCTCAGCTTCCCGTCATCATCATTTCAGGGCACGGAAATATCGAAACGGCCGTCAAGGCGACCCGCATGGGGGCATTCGATTTTGTCGAGAAACCGCTCTCCCTGGAACGGATGCTGGTTTCCATTCAAAACGCTCTCGAATTCGAGAGGCTGGCCGAAGAAAATCGCATTTGGCGACAAAAGGCCACCGGGCGCAACCATATCACGGGAAAGAGTCCCGCCATAGAAAAGCTGCGGGCGGAAATTCTTAAGGCTGCCCCCACCAACGCTACGGTGCTCATCACGGGAGAAAACGGGACGGGCAAGGAACTGGTGGCCCGAATGATTCATGCCCGGAGCCTGCGTAACCATCGCCCCATGACGGAGGTCAACTGCGCGGCAATCCCTGAAGAACTCATCGAAAGCGAACTCTTCGGCCACGAAAGAGGAGCCTTCACGGGGGCCCATGAACGGAGGCGTGGTAAATTTGACACAGCCAATGGGGGCACTCTGTTTTTGGACGAGATCGGAGACATGAGCCTCCGGACCCAGGCAAAAATCCTCAGAATCATTCAGGAACAAGTCTTTGAACGCATAGGTGGAACCAGACCCGTCAAGGTGGATGTCCGACTGGTCGCAGCCACCAACAAGGATCTGCGCAAAGAGATAGAGGCGGGGCGCTTCCGCCAGGACCTCTACTATCGCCTCAATGTCATTCCCATCCATGCGCCACCTCTGCGTGAAAGGCTTGAAGACATCTCATTGCTGGTGGAAGACTTTGTCGATGAAATGGCCAACGAGAGCGCCATGGGGCGCAAACAAATCGCTTCGGAGGTCATCACACTGCTGCAGCAATATTCCTGGCCGGGAAATGTGAGGGAATTGAGAAACTTCATAGAACGTCTGATCATTATGACGCCGGGGCAGGTGATCCGGCCGAAGGATATGCCGCAGGACTTTCTGGCGCAGCTTTCAAAACCGCTTCGTCAGCACGACCATTTCCAGTATTCCACCCTCAAAGAAGCCCGATGTTCCTTTGAAAAGGAATACCTTCTTCGAAAGCTGGAAGAGCACGCCTGGAATATTTCTTCGACGGCCGTCCAGATAGGGATAGAGCGCAGCCATTTGTACCGCAAAATGAAGGCCCTGGGCATCCGTGAAAACAATGCGGCTCGCCCCATGCGCTGA